A genomic segment from Acyrthosiphon pisum isolate AL4f chromosome A3, pea_aphid_22Mar2018_4r6ur, whole genome shotgun sequence encodes:
- the LOC107882269 gene encoding uncharacterized protein LOC107882269 has product MCGCLSSTVKKDSTHHYGDNRYYHCEYQHPNFTGRKEGYVVDSDACGDSSNYGVDNCDSDGRDNGSDTGSCESFIGDRGSGHHGSDRSLDYHDVDPIWIYYDAENKRRDFGYFIAYRPDGCVGAFLAVRRADGGTFYEL; this is encoded by the coding sequence ATGTGTGGCTGCTTAAGTAGTACGGTAAAAAAGGATAGTACACATCACTATGGAGACAATAGATACTACCACTGCGAATATCAGCACCCGAATTTCACTGGACGTAAAGAAGGTTACGTTGTCGACTCCGATGCCTGCGGAGATTCGAGCAATTATGGCGTTGATAATTGCGACAGTGATGGCCGTGATAATGGCAGTGATACAGGCAGTTGCGAATCTTTTATCGGTGACCGTGGTAGCGGTCATCACGGCAGCGATCGTAGCTTGGATTATCACGACGTTGATCCTATATGGATATATTATGATGCGGAAAACAAGAGAAGGGATTTCGGTTATTTCATTGCCTATCGTCCTGATGGTTGTGTCGGCGCATTCCTTGCTGTTCGTCGCGCTGACGGTGGAACtttctatgaattataa